A stretch of DNA from Ewingella sp. CoE-038-23:
ATTGACGTGCTCGGGCCATGGCTGATTTACCTGCTGTAAAGCACGTTCTGCGTACTTAACAACATGCTGGGAAAGCACAAACACTAAGTCATGCTGGTTTAAAGAGGATAGCAGGTTCGGCAGAACCGCGAGTTCCCTTCCCGGCGCAAATTCAATCAAAGGGGAGTGATAGGCAACCCGACCAAGCGTTCTTAGTCTACTGACCAACAGTTCTCCAGAAGGAGAGGGGCGGGTTACCAATATACTCATTTTGGCGGATTACCTTGGTAGACTTCCTGCAGAATTTCACGGGCGCCCTTGGCCAGCAGCTCTTCTGCCAGATCAACCCCCATGCGCTCGGCGTCTGCCGTGTTGCCACGCCGTTCGCCACGCACCATTTGGCTGCCATCGGGTGCGCCGACCAGGGCGCGAAGCCAGATTTGGTCGCCGTCGATTTCCGCATAGCTGCCAATTGGCACCTGACATCCGCCTTCCAGCCGCGTGTTCATGGCACGTTCGGCCAGCACGCGCAGCGTGGTTTCGCGGTGTGCCAGCGGAGCCAGCAGTTCGCGGGTTTCGCTGTCATCAAGACGGCATTCGATACCCACGGCGCCTTGGCCCACGGCCGGCAAGCACTCTTCCGGCGTCAGCGCGGTGCGCACGCGGTCTTGCAAATTAAGGCGATTCAGGCCAGCGACGGCGAGAATAATCGCGTCGTAGTCGCCGTTATCGAGCTTCGCCAAACGGGTACCGACGTTGCCGCGCAAATCGCGAATCACTAAATCGGGGCGCTGTTCGCGCAGCTGACACTGGCGGCGCAGGCTCGAGGTGCCGACGACGCTGCCTTCTGGTAGGTCGGCGAGGCTGGCGTAATGGTTGGACACGAAGGCGTCGCGCGGATCATCGCGCTCGCAAATCGTCACCAGCCCTAAGCCTTCCGGGAATTCCACCGGAACGTCTTTCATTGAGTGAACCGCGATATCCGCGCGGCCATCGAGCATGGCTAATTCCAGCTCTTTAACGAACAGACCTTTACCACCCACCTTGGCCAGCGGGGTGTCTAAAATGATGTCGCCTTTGGTGACCATCGGAACCAGTTCGACCTGCAAACCGGGATGACAAGCCATTAATTGCTTCTGAACGTACTGTGCCTGCCACAGAGCCAGCGGGCTCTGTCGGGTGGCAATTCGAATGATTTTGTCTAACATGCTTGTTACCGTTTTACTATTTCGCTGACCATCCTACCACCGACAGAGGAAAGCTGTCAGCGTAAGAAGCCATCGCGAGCATCCATCGCTTTGTGACGATAATTTGTAAACGGGTAGTAAATTGCATGATTTTGTTAAAAGGTAATAAAGGAAAGAAAGCAGCACAAAAGGGAATTGTTACGCAGGTGTTAAAGAAGTAAAATGCATAGTAGCAGAAGAATAATTGTGGTGCGTTACTTCCTTTACGGTCAATCGGCAAGGTGTTAAATTGATCACGTTTCCAGCATTTATCCGTCAACTAATTCTGCTTTTCGACAAATGACGGCTTTGGAACGGGGTTATTTCGAGACACTGGAAAATCAGGCGAAAAAGTCTTGTACTTGTATATCGAGACATTGAAGCAGAGATTGGATGCGATCAACCAACTTCGCGTAGATCGCGCCTTAGCGGCTATGGGGCCGGCTTTCCAACAGGTCTACAGTCTTCTGCCAGTTTTACTACATCACCATCATCCTTTGATGCCGGGATACCTTGAGGGTAAGGTTCCTCACGGCGTCTGCATTTTCACGCCTGATGATACTCAAAACGACTATCTTGCTGATCTTCAAGAGAAATGGGGAAGCCCGCTTGATGAGATGGCCAAGGGCGAACTGCCGATCACCGGCGTTTACTCCATGGGTAGCACCTCCTCCATTGGTCAAAGTCACAACTCAGACTTAGATATCTGGGTGTGTCACCAATCCTGGCTCGACAACGAAGAGCGCAACCGCCTGCAGGAAAAATGCAGCCTATTGGAAAAATGGGCCGCTTCGCTGGGCGTGGAACTGAGCTTCTTCCTGATCGACGAGAACCGCTTCCGCCACAATGAAAGTGGCAGCCTTGGCGGCGAAGACTGTGGTTCGACCCAGCACATTTTACTGCTCGATGAATTCTATCGTACTGCCGTGCGTCTGGCTGGGAAACGTATTCTGTGGAATATGGTGCCGGGCGAGGAAGAGGGGCATTACGACGAGTACGTCCTGTCGCTATACGCGCAGGGCGCGCTGACGCCAAACGAATGGCTGGATCTCGGCGGCCTGAGCACGCTGTCTGCCGAAGAGTATTTCGGTGCCAGCCTGTGGCAGCTCTATAAAAGTATCGATTCGCCGTACAAAGCGGTGCTGAAAACCCTGCTGCTGGAAGCCTATTCGTGGGAGTACCCGAATACCCAGCTGCTGGCGATGGACATCAAACAGCGTCTGCATCAGGGCGAAATCGTCTGTTTCGGCCTCGACTCCTACTGCATGATGCTCGACCGCGTAACCCGCTACCTCACCCAGATTGAAGACACTACTCGCCTCGATTTAGTCCGCCGCTGCTTCTACTTAAAAGTGTGCGAAAAGCTGTCGCGCTCCCGCGCTTCCGTGGGCTGGCGTCGCGAAATCCTGACCCAACTGGTCAGCGAGTGGGGTTGGAGCGAAGAGCGTCTGGCGATTCTGGATAACCGCGCAAATTGGAAAATCGAGCGCGTCCGCGAAGCACATAACGAGCTCCTCGACGCCATGATGCAGAGCTACCGTAACCTGATTCGTTTCGCTCGCCGCAACAACTTAAGCGTCAGCGCCAGCCCGCAGGATATCGGCGTGCTGACCCGTAAGTTGTACGCCGCTTTTGAAGCCCTGCCGGGCAAGGTGACGCTGGTTAACCCGCAGATCTCCCCTGACTTATCAGAAAGCGACCTGACCTTCATCCACGTGCCAATTGGCCGTGCGAACCGCGCGGGTTGGTATCTGTATAACCAGTCGCCGTCGATGGAATCTATCGTCAGCCATCAGCCGCTGGAATATAACCGTTATCTGAACAAGTTGGTGGCCTGGGCCTACTTCAACGGTCTGCTGACGCCGACCACGCGTCTGCACATTAAGAGCGGCAACTTGTGCGATATCGCCAAGTTACGTGAACTGGTGGCCGACGTGGCGCACCACTTCCCGCTGCGTTTGCCTGCTCCGACGCCAAAAGCGCTCTATAGCCCGTGTGAAATCCGCCATCTGGCGATCATCGTCAACCTTGAGCATGACCCGACCGCGGCCTTCCGCAATCAGGTGGTGCATTTCGACTTCCGCAAGCTGGACGTTTTCAGCTTCGGCCAGCAACAGCAGTGTCTGGTGGGCAGTATTGACCTGCTTTACCGTAACTCGTGGAATGAAGTGCGTACTCTGCATTTCAGCGGCGAGCAGGCGGTGCTGGAAGCGCTGAAAACCATTCTGGGCAAAATGCATCAGGACGCCGCGCCGCCGGAATCGGTGGAAGTGTTCTGCTACAGCCAGCATCTGCGCGGTTTGATTCGCACCCGTATTCAGCAACTGGTGTCTGAGTGCATCGAGCTGCGCCTGTCGAGCAAACGCCTCGAGCCGGGCCGTTTCAAAGCCGTGCGCGTTTCCGGCCAGACCTGGGGATTATTCTTCGAACGCCTGAGCGTGTCGGTGCAGAAGCTGGAAAACGCCATTGAGTTCTACGGCGCGATTTCCAATAACAAACTGCACGGCCTGTCTGTCAAAGTGCAGACCGACCAGGCGCACCTTCCGGCGGTGATTGATGGCTATGCCAGCGAAGGTATCATCCAGTTCTTCTTTGAAGAGGGGAATGATGAGGTGGGCTTCAACATCTATATACTGGATGAAGCCAACCGCGTTGAGGTTTACCACCACTGTGAAGGCAGTAAAGAGGATTTGGTGCGTGACGTGAGCCGCTTCTACTCGTCCTCCCACGACCGCTTTACCTATGGTTCGAGCTTTATCAATTTCAACTTGCCGCAGTTCTATCAGATTGTTTCGCTTGATGACCGCACGCAGGTGATCCCGTTCCGCAACAACCCGCTGTCTCATCTTTGCGCCACCGTGGGCGACAACGCGCCTGAATCGGCAAAAGTGCCCCAACGCTTCCAGCTGCATTAATCTCTCCCGTTGGAGATAGGCTTTCTTCGCAGCAAACGACTAAAACCTGCGGCCCGAAATCGTCATTCCTATTGCTTTTCATGATCCACCTGCGATTATAGAGAGCTTGGTCGCATGAATTACAGGCATTCATAAAATGAAAAACGCTTTACGCTGGTCTTTGGCCGCGACATTACTCTTTTCGCTCTCTGGTTGTGGTCTAAAAGGCCCACTCTATTTCCCGCCAGCCGATGGCTCGACGACCAATAAAAACGGTCAGGTCAAAGGCACGCCGGGCGATGGTTCATCACAAGAAAATGGCGTTTCACCAGAAAAGCTCGGCACTAGAACGCGCGACTAACGGCGTGAACATATTGCGCTTCCGGTAAGATTTTTAGCGGAAAACACAGTAGATTAAGGGATCATTGCGACTGGATTTGACCAGCGGTAAGCGGAGTAAAATATGCAGTTCTCCAAAATGCACGGCCTGGGCAACGACTTTATGGTCGTCGATGCCGTCACTCAAAATGTTTATTTCTCTCCAGAATTGATCCGTCGTCTGTCCGATCGTTTTCGCGGTGTTGGCTTTGACCAACTGCTGGTGGTTGAGCCACCTTACGATCCCGAACTGGATTTCCATTACCGTATTTTCAATGCGGATGGCAGCGAAGTTGCCCAGTGTGGTAACGGCGCGCGCTGCTTTGCCCGCTTTGTTCGTATCAAAGGCTTAACCAATAAACGTGATATTCGCGTCAGTACGCAAACCGGTCGTATGGTATTAACCGTCACCGAGGACGAACTGGTACAAGTGAATATGGGCGAGCCGATTTTTGAACCTCAGCAGGTGCCGTTCCGCGCGCCTAAGCAGGAAAAGACCTATATTCTTCGCGCTGAAGAACATACGGTATTCTGCGGCGTGGTCTCGATGGGCAACCCGCACTGCGTGTTGCAGGTCGAAGATGTCACCACGGCAAGCGTTGAGCTGCTAGGCCCGCTGCTGGAAAGCCACGAGCGTTTTCCTGAGCGCGTGAACGTCGGCTTTATGCAGGTGGTTGACCGAAACTCGGTCAAACTGCGCGTCTATGAGCGCGGCGCGGGTGAAACTCAGGCCTGCGGCAGTGGCGCCTGTGCGGCAGTTGCCGTCGGCATTCAGCAGGGCATACTTGCTGAAGAAGTTCAGGTGGAACTGCCGGGAGGCAGCCTCGACATTCGCTGGAAAGGACCGGGTCATCCACTTTATATGACCGGGCCAGCCACCCACGTATACGACGGATTTATTCATCTATGAACAATCTTGACGACCAGTTAGACGCCGCCATCGAGCTAGACGATGAAAGCGTGATGCAGTATTTGCTACAAAACCCCGATTTCTTTATCCGTAACGCGCGCAGCGTCGAGCAGATGCACGTGCCGCACCCGGTTAAAGGCAGCGTTTCCCTGGTGGAATGGCAGTTGGGGCGTCAGCGTCATCACATCGGCCAACTGGAAGAAGAGATCACTTTATTGATGGAGCAGGCTTCGGTAAACGAAGCCCTGTTCGGGCGCTTAATCGATCTGCAGGCCACCCTCGCGGCGGCCACCAGTCTGCAAGATATGCTCAATCGCCTGCAACGCTGGGCGCGCGGGCTGGGCCTCGCCGGTGCCAATGTGCGTCTGTTTAGCGAAAGCTGGCGCATTGGCGCGCCGTCGGACTTCACCCATTTAGCGCTCAGCCGCAGCGCCTTTGAATCTCTGCGTATTCAACGCCTTGGCGATACCCACCACTTCCTCGGCAGCCTGAATGGCCCCGAGTTGCTGCTGGTATTGCCGCAGGCCAAAGCCGTCGGCTCCGTGGCGCTCTCCCTGATGGGGGAACAAGGCGAGCTAGGCATGCTAATTTTCAGCAGCCGCGACCCGCAACATTATCAGCCGGGGATGGGCACAGTGATGCTCAACCAGTTAGCGCGAATGCTGCCGGGCTTGCTGGAACGCTGGATAGAACGGGCATGAGCCAGCAAACTGACTCGCCGCTGAATACCGCAGTCGAGGCTTTTTTGCGTTATCTGCGGGTTGAGCGCCAGCTCAGTCCGCTCACCTCAACCAGCTACGGACGCCAGCTCGAAACGCTGGTGGCTATGGCAAGTGAAATTAATATCGCCAACTGGCAGCAGTTGGATGCCCCCAAAGTCCGCATGTTATTAGCTCGCAGCAAACGCGCCGGGCTTGGCGCTGCCAGTTTGGCTCTGCGCATGTCGGCGCTGCGCAGCTTCCTCGATTGGTTAGTGTTTCAAGGCGTTTTGCCTGCCAACCCGGCGAAAGGCATTGCCACGCCGCGCGCGCCTAAGCATCTGCCGAAAAATA
This window harbors:
- the dapF gene encoding diaminopimelate epimerase is translated as MQFSKMHGLGNDFMVVDAVTQNVYFSPELIRRLSDRFRGVGFDQLLVVEPPYDPELDFHYRIFNADGSEVAQCGNGARCFARFVRIKGLTNKRDIRVSTQTGRMVLTVTEDELVQVNMGEPIFEPQQVPFRAPKQEKTYILRAEEHTVFCGVVSMGNPHCVLQVEDVTTASVELLGPLLESHERFPERVNVGFMQVVDRNSVKLRVYERGAGETQACGSGACAAVAVGIQQGILAEEVQVELPGGSLDIRWKGPGHPLYMTGPATHVYDGFIHL
- the hemC gene encoding hydroxymethylbilane synthase; protein product: MLDKIIRIATRQSPLALWQAQYVQKQLMACHPGLQVELVPMVTKGDIILDTPLAKVGGKGLFVKELELAMLDGRADIAVHSMKDVPVEFPEGLGLVTICERDDPRDAFVSNHYASLADLPEGSVVGTSSLRRQCQLREQRPDLVIRDLRGNVGTRLAKLDNGDYDAIILAVAGLNRLNLQDRVRTALTPEECLPAVGQGAVGIECRLDDSETRELLAPLAHRETTLRVLAERAMNTRLEGGCQVPIGSYAEIDGDQIWLRALVGAPDGSQMVRGERRGNTADAERMGVDLAEELLAKGAREILQEVYQGNPPK
- the lptM gene encoding LPS translocon maturation chaperone LptM is translated as MKNALRWSLAATLLFSLSGCGLKGPLYFPPADGSTTNKNGQVKGTPGDGSSQENGVSPEKLGTRTRD
- a CDS encoding DUF484 domain-containing protein, whose product is MNNLDDQLDAAIELDDESVMQYLLQNPDFFIRNARSVEQMHVPHPVKGSVSLVEWQLGRQRHHIGQLEEEITLLMEQASVNEALFGRLIDLQATLAAATSLQDMLNRLQRWARGLGLAGANVRLFSESWRIGAPSDFTHLALSRSAFESLRIQRLGDTHHFLGSLNGPELLLVLPQAKAVGSVALSLMGEQGELGMLIFSSRDPQHYQPGMGTVMLNQLARMLPGLLERWIERA
- a CDS encoding class I adenylate cyclase gives rise to the protein MYLYIETLKQRLDAINQLRVDRALAAMGPAFQQVYSLLPVLLHHHHPLMPGYLEGKVPHGVCIFTPDDTQNDYLADLQEKWGSPLDEMAKGELPITGVYSMGSTSSIGQSHNSDLDIWVCHQSWLDNEERNRLQEKCSLLEKWAASLGVELSFFLIDENRFRHNESGSLGGEDCGSTQHILLLDEFYRTAVRLAGKRILWNMVPGEEEGHYDEYVLSLYAQGALTPNEWLDLGGLSTLSAEEYFGASLWQLYKSIDSPYKAVLKTLLLEAYSWEYPNTQLLAMDIKQRLHQGEIVCFGLDSYCMMLDRVTRYLTQIEDTTRLDLVRRCFYLKVCEKLSRSRASVGWRREILTQLVSEWGWSEERLAILDNRANWKIERVREAHNELLDAMMQSYRNLIRFARRNNLSVSASPQDIGVLTRKLYAAFEALPGKVTLVNPQISPDLSESDLTFIHVPIGRANRAGWYLYNQSPSMESIVSHQPLEYNRYLNKLVAWAYFNGLLTPTTRLHIKSGNLCDIAKLRELVADVAHHFPLRLPAPTPKALYSPCEIRHLAIIVNLEHDPTAAFRNQVVHFDFRKLDVFSFGQQQQCLVGSIDLLYRNSWNEVRTLHFSGEQAVLEALKTILGKMHQDAAPPESVEVFCYSQHLRGLIRTRIQQLVSECIELRLSSKRLEPGRFKAVRVSGQTWGLFFERLSVSVQKLENAIEFYGAISNNKLHGLSVKVQTDQAHLPAVIDGYASEGIIQFFFEEGNDEVGFNIYILDEANRVEVYHHCEGSKEDLVRDVSRFYSSSHDRFTYGSSFINFNLPQFYQIVSLDDRTQVIPFRNNPLSHLCATVGDNAPESAKVPQRFQLH